The Anaerobranca gottschalkii DSM 13577 genomic interval TACTATCAAGCCGCTTAAGCAGCCGACCAATGGGTTGGAGTCGTGAAGGACTGCGGGCAATGGCTGAGTTACGAGCATATTTAAGTAGTGGTGGCAAAATTACACTTAAACATTTAAAATCAGAAGCAAAGAAAAGCTATAGCCTGGAAAAAAATATTGTCCTAAAGATCAAAAATACCTATACCAAGGCACGTGAACTATTAAATAATGTACCTATATTAAGCAAAGGTAAAGTCATACCAATGTTTAAATGTTTGAAAGATATGCATAATGGAACATTTAATTTATAAACCAAAATAGAGTGGTCATCAATTTATAAATATCCTATAAAAAGTTGACACTATCCTAAAATAAAAAGAGATTGACATTTGACTTTAGTATAGAATATAATTAATTTAGTTAAATTTTAAAACTAAATATAAATTTCAGGGTGCTTTAGAGATAAAGCTTAAAAGGGAAAGAGGTTAGAATCCTCTACAGCCCCCGCTACTGTATTCAGGGATGAAATCTTCCATAACCACCGGTTTTCCGGGAAGGGGAAGAGAGTAAGATGATCTGTAAGTCAGGAGACCTGCCTTGAAATTTTCCTGTCATAGCTTCGGAGGGAAGTGTATGAGGTTTTTTTCTTGCCTTTAAACACACAGTAGCTATGCTGTGTGTTTTTATTATGATTTTCTCAAATACACTTTTATGATCCGAAGTTTATTGAACTCTTTTGACAAGATGGGAAAAATACAAAAACTAAAGAAGGGGATTGAAAATGAATAGAGAACGAATAATGAAATTAATTTTAACAGGTTTTTTTATTATATTTTCTTATATCGGTTCCTTGGTTAAGTTTTCTGGTTCTATAGCTTTAGATTCGTTGCCTGCATATTTTTCTGCTATTATTTTAGGACCCCTTTTGGGAGGATTCGTAGGACTTGTTGGCCATCTATTGACAGCTTTAACCAGTGGCTTTCCTATGACTTTGCCTATGCACTTATTTATTTCTGTAATGATGTTTATTATTGTTTTTCTATTCTCCATAGCTTATAGGAAAGGGAACTTCTTAGGGATTATCTTAGGAATTATTTTAAATGGCCCTGTTGCTGCAACTTTATCAGCATATATTTTTGCTAATTTAGTAGATATGTCTATATCTTTTTGGAATTTTATTTCTTT includes:
- a CDS encoding ECF transporter S component; the encoded protein is MNRERIMKLILTGFFIIFSYIGSLVKFSGSIALDSLPAYFSAIILGPLLGGFVGLVGHLLTALTSGFPMTLPMHLFISVMMFIIVFLFSIAYRKGNFLGIILGIILNGPVAATLSAYIFANLVDMSISFWNFISLIIVPLTLASSVNIIFAHILYKAIPKKYYSTYW